The window TTTTTGGTTCATATTGGTATGTTGTGTGGTTTTGCAGAGTTGGTAAGAAGCTTGCATGTTTACAGATTGAAGGATGGGAAGGAAAAGGAAGTTGAGAGGGAGTTTGTTTTCTCTGTGGATGGTCCATATGTTGAAATGAAAGCAGGCCCAATTCTTAGATTGAGGAGATTTCAGGTTTTGGAGCTCTTTGAAGGGCAAGTGATTGGTTTGTGGCGTTGCATATTTGCATTTCATGTCAATAACCCTCCTCATTTGAGCCACAGTTCTTTTCTACTCTCAGTTTCTAGGTACATTCCTTTTCCCATTCTTTTTATCTTGTTATTTATTAGTCCAATTCTACCTCCTAAACTCCAGATTTTCTATTAGATCCGTATTTGCATCTCTTGACTTGAGCATTTATATGTTACTAATAGAGTTTCCCGAGTGTCTGCTAGGGAGTTCATGTCTTGTCATTTATGCAAGTGTGGTGAATCATTAATCTTGGAATGCAAGAACTTTCTGTACAATTTAGAAGGACTGAAAGTTGCTAACTTGATTGGGTTAATATTACTGTTGCAGAAGTGCTTTCATCATAATTGCTGTTGAAAAAGGTAGGATTTGGGTTTTCCCAGATAGCATCATAGATATGTTGGGTTCAGTGGCTAAATGAAGcagcataataaaattataggcTCAACTAACAGTTGCTGCCGTTTCTTGTTGAATTATCCAACGatctttattttgcttttagcTCACATGAAACTACACTCACCCACCTGCCTTAGAAGCCTCTTTCCAGCTTGGCAAGGGAAGTAAGCATAGGAATGACTTGCCACTCGATGTAACCCCTAGAACCAATCATCTTTCAGTAAGAGATTGTATATTCTGcaggtttcttttttctttaaaaatgccGCATGCGGCAGTTGATGCGAAGGTACTTGCCTTGTAGCAGTAATTAAGCGTgctcaaatttcaaaaacttttccGAGTAAAGATGTTTTTATGCCAGACTATTATTCTTATTGATGAGTCATACTTGCCATCTATTCATGTATTTTCAAGCTTATGCTTCTTCTATCGAGAATCAAGCTTGAATAGAATTCTCATGATGTCTATATAGATTCATACTCCCTGCTTAGTGATGGAACATCAATGGTTCTTTGATTACTCATGCATATCTAGACTCTAGATGCCCCATGGAAGTAGAATAAATTGTGTCTCAGTTTGGTTTCAGATGAAAGTATCGCGCTTTAGATGTatctaaaatctaaataaatctattatcaaaaaaatctaaatgaatCTCTATACATCTCCAAATTCCTAAGATTGGGGATACTTTGGAGAGCTAGATAGATGATCCCATTCCTCATCTTatctaaaaatctaaataaatctattatcaaaaaaatctaaatgaatCTCTATACATCTCCAAATTCCTAAGATTGGGGATACTTTGGAGAGCTAGATAGATGATCCCATTCCTCGTCTTTGATGTTTTAAGGTAATATGTGCAGACTCTATTACCAACATGCTGTAATTACTCTTTCAATATAATCTGACATGTTCCTAACTCCTCCTTTTTCtgttgctttataatttttactgTTCAGAAACCCCAAGCTGAAGTCAATTCCAACACTGGCCAAAGATATCCATTTCATTTTGAAGTTGAGCTGCAAAACTGACAATGAAGAGCCATCAAGGTTTTCATCCAAAGAAATATGTGAAGTGGACAGAGATAATTGCCCTCAGTCAAAGAAAAGTCTGCCTGTATTAGACCAGGATCTTAACTGCCTTCCTTATTCAGTTTCTCCATCTGAATTATCAAAAAGCGAACAAATTGAACTGTGCGCAGCAGGTTTTATTTGAGCTTCCTCTTTATGGaattagaaaaaagagaagatattcTTGCATCCTTTTGTATATTAACATTCTAAGACTGATTACTTCTTCAAGCAACTGCCTTTCCTGATTCCTGACCTGAGttgcaacaaagaaaaatactaGTTTTAATTTGAGAACAAAGTCATTTTGCTGAAACATTGATGCTTCAGTCTAACAAATTGCACAGAACTTGCTAGTCATTGGCTATataagaatatttatatttcttcttGACTTCTAAGGATTTCTGTAATTCATCACCATGGCTTACTAACCAGAAAACTGCAGGTGTtatggaaaagaagaaaaaaagagcagcTAGTGAAGACATTGCTAGAATTGCTTTAGAAGATGTCGTTAAATGCTTTGGTCTACCAATTGTGGAAGcttcaagaaatttaaaagttgGTCTCACAGTGCTGAAGAGAAAGTGCAGGGAATTAGGCATCCCTCGCTGGCCACATAGGAAGATCAAATCCCTTGACAGTCTCATTCGTAGTCTCCAGGTTACCTCTCTATTCCTTGTTTCAGAATATTTTATTCCACTGCACCACATGTAAATAACATCATTTAGGATTGTCAGAATATTATATAGCATAGAAAATCACAGTGACTGAATGAACTACATCACATCTGCAACCGATAGATGTTGGTGAAAGATTATGTATCTTTGTAAGTAATGTGAGATTGCGATCAGTTTCATGCTTACTTCTCTATATACATGGTTTTTGATAAAGAATTTTGTGTAGGAAGAGGcagaaaggcataaacaagataaCGAGGATACAACTATGGCAGTGGCCAAGAGGCGAAGGATGCTGGAGAGGGAAAAGGAAACTATAGAGAAGAAGCCATTCATGGAAATACAAAGTGAGACCAAAAGATTCAGGCAAGATGTTTTCAAAAGAAGGCACAGAGCCAGAGCTCTTGGAAACCAGGGTCTATAAATCTTCCCCAGtcctgagaaaaaaaattaaattacagaaAGAACTCTCAAAGCCCAATATGTACAGTTGTGCTTTCTAATGCTAATGATTTACCTTCAACAGCTTTGTGATTTTGTGTTGTACTGCCAGTACATTCAGGGCATCTTTTCGGGTTATTGGAGCCAAATAGTTTTCTGGGTCATCAGCGCGCCTCATGCACTTCATGTTGGCATAACAGGAACTGGATTGGAAAGTGGTCAAAATATCCTCAAAAAGAAGGTTTtcctactgtttttttttttggaatttcttCTGCctcttcattttattaaaaaaaaccccatcACTTTAAACGGTTTCATGCCTGAATTCTCCGCATCTGTCTGGTGTTTTTGTCGACCCTTTTAGGAGTCTACTACTTGCACTGCACATGGCAGGGCAGCCACCAATATACAAGGTCAACTTCGTGTACCATTGTATGGTTAAGGTTTTTATAGGCATTGAATTTCTTTGCAGGCACATATCCTCTGGGTTTTCTTCACCCTTTGAACCGCATGCATCATGTTTTTCTCTTCCACCATTAGAATGTCCTCGTGGAATTATACAGATTTCATGCCTTGGTGAAACCAAATCTTGAACATTTTCACTGCAATGACTTTTTGTTATGTACTTCTGCTCATGAATCGAAAAGAAACTGAGAATAATATCAAACGACAGACTAAACACGATTTCATCAGACCACTTTAATTTGCATCCTTATTTGTAAGGTCTTGGAGATGTTCATTTAAGGAATGGAAGTACCATTGAAAAGGAAATACTTGGGGGGTTGACTGTATCTTAAACTTGCTATATTTGTGAAGATTGTGTTAATATtacaatgttgtttttttttctttaaaaagaaatatcatgTAAACATTACTAGGTCCAAAGTTACATTTTCGTTCACTATGCACATTGATTCAGGAGCATTGCACTGTTCATATGAAAACCgtaattttttttggtcttcctattttatttctttgtaatATCATAATTTCAAGTTATCTTAGCATAGTTTTATATGtcaagagtttttatttattgttatcttTGCACGCTTCACATATATGGAGTGTCGAGGaatatgaaattcaaaaataaaaaatgaccccAAAGTTGAAAAGGCGTCAAAAATTCctttatgtttgattttatatattgtttggtCCCtaatattttaggattttataCTTTggttttaaactttattttttttatattttagtcattgagtttgataaaaaaaagtcatcaaaaaatataaagagaaagaaaataattagatgATCATATTTTGACCACAGAAAAATTGAACAACGAGTTTGTCTTTACAATGAAAGTTCAATAAATGTGGTGCTTCCCTTTAATtactatagaaaaaacaaatcaggatctacaaaattttttttattcatctatcttttttatttttaggataaTTAGATAGTGTATGAGTTATAAATGAGTTTATTATGgttcttaaaatgtttttaggtgaaaaatatgtttttgaacaaaaaaatattgggcACTATCTTCTAGCAATCTAGTCTCAACACTCAGGAAGATTGattttaaactcaaaatatattttagtatgtCTAATTGAATGGATTCCTTTTTGTGGTGAAATGTTTGgtttattgattaatttgtgTCATTTGATGATAAATATTGGAAGTGATATCATTCTATTAAATTGAGTACTTATTGTTTTATGGTGATGTGGATTGGTTGATGATGTGTGAATTACAGGGGATTATTGGCGATGATGAGATTAgaaattgttgttgttgattggGTTGTCATGTGATTATTACAAGTATAATCATGCaaatgtatattttattttgtgataaTTCGATTTGATGGATGATGTGTGGATCATTGAGAAAAATTATTAGTGTTGGATTGTGaaattgttttatgatttgGATGTGTGCCAATAAGATTAGATTTATCTTACTTGATTGAATCCTTGATTTAATTCttggattgattgagatttGGTGAGTTAGTGGGTAAGAATTTTTGGTGAtttaaattgaagataaaatcTTGATTGTTGGTAAAACAAAAAGGATGTGAATATATGTTTTCAGAGGATGAATCATGAGAAAtagattgattttgaaaatgattttgataAGATATTTACTAATACTAGAATTCAGATTATTATCTCTAATCCAATATTTATTGATgctaaagataaaaatattgaggTACCATAAACTAGATGAACTCCATCGAAActcttttcatgaaattttttttagattttgagttGGGTTCCATAAATGTAACATAGATCCACTGATACATTTATAAACATAACTTGAATTGTAATATAGGATACATTTATAAACATAACTTGAATTGTAATATAGGATGACCAActtagagtttttaatttatcaaataactAGGAGTGACAAAAACCAACGATACCTTTATAATGGATAGTTATTGAGCTTTTGACCGGGATTTAACTCTTTATAGTAAATTTATATGcacataataaataaaccacttatagtttaaatataataatttatgacaAGATGAGTAATgcaatttattttagatataatgTTTTAGAAGTAAtagtatcttttatttattatattcagTCTCGTATTATAAACATCTGaataccaattaaaatttttaatgatcataatataatttttccaaaaaaatcatcaaaatactagatttttttttagattgtcaCGATGTCAAGTGATCGATAGTTATTAAAGAATATATCATCCATCCTCAAGGTTAAATTGCCCGTTAAATGGTCTCAACACAAATATAATCTCTTCGAACTCCAAGGTCtgacttgattttctttttaagataaTCAAGCCTAAagctagaaaagaaaaagattgcGAGATTTTTATCAGTTTCCACAATGGATTTGGGCTGCAAGAGTTAAATCGaattagaagaattaattctaatatttaaaataaatattgattttttctaattaaataataaggaCAAAGTATAATTAACAACTAAATAATGAGCAGAGATGGGTTTCCCAAATGGAATGCGAGCCTTCTATTGTGAGTAAGATTTAACCTTTTGATCACTAAAACTCTTAcgattgatcattttttttagttgatcatgatttctattcttttcttttgatttatttagattttttaaacctGGTTGACTTTACTATTTATGATCGAttccaaaatttcttttttttatttaattgtgaacaattattattcttattaggCTAACAtatgaatgtttatttttagtataaaaaatattttatatattctttaatttatagaataaataaataaaatatttctccaTCATATTAGTATTGAAATTGATCAAAGGAATTGACCATTAATGACATGGCTAAATAAGCATTGTTTGATCAAAATGTCAATAATAGTTTTAAACATGTAATATGTTAgccaataaatatattttaaatgaaacgtGTTCTAAATTTTAGGTTGCAACTTCTACTAATTTTTCAATCAGTATCCCTTCTTCATCTTTTCCATAAAACATCTAATTTCTTAAGAACGAATCCCTTAAGAAATTTCcacttaaaaaagattaaagaaatattattttcaaaaagattATGTGAATCTTAATATATGAAGTACATCCATCACAACTTGGCCTATTATTTCTATTCTCAGCTTGTTGAATAAGATGTAACAACACTTTAGTGAATAATGAAAATACCTTGAAATTTTTAACCATAAAGTTTGTACTATTTTGCTCATTATTACACTGTTGTTTCAAATTAGTAATAATTGATAATCCCTGTAATGATGATGCCACCTATCTAACTCGTTTAAAAACTCGAGTTGATTTGGTAATCTGACTGACCTTAACAAAACCTCGTTATAAACccattaactatatttttttgatcaaaacaatatcattttaattatttttttgagatcGACCTGAGTCAACTTCTCAACTTGTAACTCGAGTCTTGCCTCTCGTTGACCCACGAGTCACGTTTTAAACTATGAACAAGACataataaaatgcaaaaaaccTTGGTTTATCCTTAATATATATTACCATCAAACTTGCAATGTttaaaacaataactaaaaattattatttttattttagtttataataaacattaactttttttaaactactttaaaatgttaatttctcCGCTTGTCAAAAtcatgcaaatatttttttttgtaatcattGTAAAAATGATAATcgctataaaaatataattaaattatgatttgatcatttattaaatcatattttcaaatatatttaataataaaataaataattaaactaatcaTACAATGCAACTAAAAGTAATTATATTAGGAATAGAATaacaagaagacaaaaaaaaaaaaacacacaaaaaaattcaaacaagaaCCCTAACCGTTATTTTTCCAAAATCTCTCCCTCTCAACAAAGGACTATAAATGTTAAAATAGGTTTAAAACCAACCATAATCctagatagaaaaaataaaaagctaaaattaaaaaaatacaaaaattaaaaaataaaacaaaatcttctATATCTAATTTGAAGAACTTTCCGATCTTGGCGACTTATAGCCACCCAATCTGTAGAAccttcaagaaaataattatacatgATCTAATGTACATATTAAAAGTTTTGGTCGTTTTGGTTGAATATGTTATTTGGTGTGACCAAACATCTTTATAGGCTTGTATTTATTTACctgatttataaaaatatctattgGCTACTCACATGGtttaattacattatatttATACTTGATATTTTAGAACCTTTTTTATATcgaataaaatatttgtatcaAGCCAAAATTAAAATCTAGAATAGATGAAATGCAAGAtaataaatttatcataaaatcacattttttattatcatttaattccaaagtctttataattaaattttattttttaaaaaactaatgtattttcatttttctatattatgtatattttaattattgtattaatttttcaataatagtattcattatttttcataatataaaaaaacactcattcggtaaatttttttttcatgttatactttttaatataaataactctttaattatttaattttattcaattcataaaaaaataattactctaatttatttatttttcaatttttatagattattaaataatttaaataatttcctCTCCTTTTATCTTGCttatatttctcattttttaatgagttttggttttatattttatatttttttttaaatttaatggtAGAAACTAAGTTAATTAAAACCAATGATCCAACCTGGggttaaatgttaaaattataaaatgtttaaaaatgcaattttagaaaaaaaaacttggtttcagttttattttaattttaaaggaacaaaaataattatctaagACAAAGATAAAGActttttcacacacacacacacacacacacacacacacacacacacacacacacacacacacttcgTCTccatgatttgtattttttatatcccCGAGAGAGCAAACAATACTCgtgacaaaaataacaaaatgtttGGCCAAACAAGACAACTCAAGAAACAGCCAGCAAAGTGAAGACATGGTAATTGCCTAGTCTCCATTCatcaataaaagaacaaaaagaacatTCTTAAtttctctcccttttctttcttggcTCTTTCTTGGTTTCTGCCTCAAACTTTCAAATCTCCATAAACCATGAAGAGTGCTGCTAACATCTTGCTAAGGTGGTCTGAAGATTACTTAGCTTTGATGAGTTACTGATAGGGCAACATGGGTAACTGCCTGAGATCTTTCTTCTATGATCCTAGTCCTAGCTCCATAGCCAACAACAATCCTTCCACCCCAGGTATCCTTCTTGCTTTACCTTGTTTGTGGATATCTTAAGAGTTCATATGTTATATGTTGCTTCTTGTCTTTCCTTTTTAACTGATCGTCTAATGATCTTTTCCCATTTTCCGGATGCAATATACAGGGACATCCAATAGTACTTACAGCACCACCACCATAGATGTCTCAGCCACTAGTAGTAGTATTGTTTGCAGGAGTCAATTCTCTGAGGCAGCGAGTCATGATGAAGGAAATGAAGTGATAAATAATGCAAATGGGCAAATATTGGAATCATCAAATTTGAAGGTGTTCACTTTTGCAGATTTGAAGAGGGCAACAAAGAATTTTAAATCAGATACTTTGTTGGGCGAGGGAGGTTTTGGTAAAGTCTATAAAGGTTGGATTGATCAGAAGACTTATGTGCCCTCTAAGTCCGGCAGTGGCATGGTGGTTGCTATAAAGAAATTGAACTCAGGAAGTATGCAAGGACTTGAAGAGTGGCAGGTATTTTCAATTCTAAATTTCAACTGTCTTAATATTCAAGAAAGTTATATTTGGGCATTTAATAGGCCATTCCGTTATCAagtttcatgtttttgttgAGTTTGTGACCAATCCATGAATGGATGGGGAGAATGATAATGGGAAAGCAACTatggtttttaaatatttttctgtaACGGGTCCCACCTAGCATGACTTTGTGTATGCTATCGAATAGAATTTCAATGGTATGATAGTTGGTAGAAGATGCCCTTGTCATAAGTTAGCAATTGCGGTCCAATCATTACAATTACGAGCTGTCTTTAGATCAAAATACCAGGAAATACACCTCCTTGCATTGAGGGTGTGGTTTGGGGCACAAGCCTCTAGTTCTTAGCCACAGACCAATGCTTCAATGGCCACATTTTGGCATGGTGTTTATTGAAATGTAGCCCCTATTGTTGATGCTAAACATCTGTTCCATTTTTCATTGGGTATGCAGTCAGAGGTGAACTTTCTAGGAAGGCTATCGCATCCCAACTTGGTTAAGTTATTGGGCTTTTGTTGGGAGGATAAAGAGCTACTCCTTGTGTATGAATTTATGCCGAAGGGAAGCTTGGAGAACCATCTGTTTAGAAGTAAGAGTtgctgaaaaatagaaagaggaatatgaagaagaaaaaagtgtaAGGAATTAGCTAATTT is drawn from Populus nigra chromosome 5, ddPopNigr1.1, whole genome shotgun sequence and contains these coding sequences:
- the LOC133693942 gene encoding protein RKD5 isoform X1 encodes the protein MASSLIALLVFENNINKELVRSLHVYRLKDGKEKEVEREFVFSVDGPYVEMKAGPILRLRRFQVLELFEGQVIGLWRCIFAFHVNNPPHLSHSSFLLSVSRNPKLKSIPTLAKDIHFILKLSCKTDNEEPSRFSSKEICEVDRDNCPQSKKSLPVLDQDLNCLPYSVSPSELSKSEQIELCAAGVMEKKKKRAASEDIARIALEDVVKCFGLPIVEASRNLKVGLTVLKRKCRELGIPRWPHRKIKSLDSLIRSLQEEAERHKQDNEDTTMAVAKRRRMLEREKETIEKKPFMEIQSETKRFRQDVFKRRHRARALGNQGL
- the LOC133693942 gene encoding protein RKD5 isoform X2 → MKAGPILRLRRFQVLELFEGQVIGLWRCIFAFHVNNPPHLSHSSFLLSVSRNPKLKSIPTLAKDIHFILKLSCKTDNEEPSRFSSKEICEVDRDNCPQSKKSLPVLDQDLNCLPYSVSPSELSKSEQIELCAAGVMEKKKKRAASEDIARIALEDVVKCFGLPIVEASRNLKVGLTVLKRKCRELGIPRWPHRKIKSLDSLIRSLQEEAERHKQDNEDTTMAVAKRRRMLEREKETIEKKPFMEIQSETKRFRQDVFKRRHRARALGNQGL